The sequence below is a genomic window from Lytechinus variegatus isolate NC3 chromosome 3, Lvar_3.0, whole genome shotgun sequence.
AGATAAAGAAGGGGCTCATAGCAGATCATCACTCACAGGAAGTTGTCATGACTTAAGGTAGGTGATAAATGTAGAATTCAGAagttcatttgtttttttttttttactgtgttaGAGCATGAGTGTGTTATATTTTATCTTGAGATTATTATGATTTAGcttcattaacaaaaaaattgacctaTATACATCACTGTCATATGAAATCTGTGTTTTCTATATTCAAACATGCAGTACATTTTCATATGCTGAAATATTTAAGAAtggaagatattttttttttactaaactCAATTTTCCACTATGTAAATATCAGTAATGTACCATGAATTTGCTACTTTTAACAGTGTAATGAATTATTCTTGATTGAATTTATTCTTGTACAGTGATGATATAGCCTCGTGCAAGCAACGTGCTAATGAGCTCCAGGACTCCTGCGCACAGCTCCTGGCGGAGGAGCATGCTCGTCAAGGATCCAGTCAAGAGGGAGAACTCTCTCGGATCCAGGAGACCTTACACAAGCTCCAACAGCCTGATGAGTTGCAAAGCTCaataggtcaaaggtcacagcttgAGGATTACAACTCAGAGCCCCTCAAAGACatgaggtattttttttttccaaagatgAATATTTGAAGCAATCACTTGACATTGAAAAAAGACATTATTTGTTACTCATCAAGGCCTTTGAAGTTCAAATTACCAAATCCTGATTGATATGAAGTAAGGATGGTAAAACAGATGCATTGCTAGTGGTACATTGCTAATGATATGATTGGAtcaaaattgttgtcaaaatatttgtaatgttCATAAACCCATGCTAGCTTTGTTTTGCAGTaatagttgattttttttctgcaggaaaaGGCTGAATGAGGTTAGTTTACTGCGAGCTGCCAGTCCGTCTGTGATGAATGTACCACTCTCTGACAAGCAAGACAGTGTTAGTCTGAGCAGCAGTTATACATCCTTGagctcttcatcatcatccctctCTCTGATGACAAATGGTTTAAATGCAACTTCAAAACCACCACTTCAGAAACAAGTATCATGGGAGGATCAACAACTTCATAGGGGTGTGTTGAACAATAGGAATGGAGGGACATGTCACAGTGAAACTGAAAGTTCAACCTCAAGCATAAGGAGTGTGGAGCAGGAAGATCTGGCATCCAAAGTGAAAAGACACTTGAATGATTTGATCTCAGGGAAAAGTAGTAGTCAGATGAATTCCAAAAAATCTCAGTCTTCCCAAAACAATCAGTATTATGCAAAAGAGGAAAGAGACTTTCCCACACCCACCAACCCTTCACCAACGGATGGTGTGCTGACAGCCGTATCCGTTGGATCTTGTGTTAGGTCATCCACAAATTGTGGTGCACAGCATTTGCGCATGAAGCAGAATCAAATAAACCAGTCTCTTGATGCACTCATGAAAAGTGCCCTGCCAGATGTAATCAACTCTGGAGATGCTAAAAGAGGTCAGGTATCCCCATCGAGTGAGAGTAAGCTGTCAATCTCAAGTGAAGACCTTTCCCATTCCTGGCATGGAGGATCAGACAATCAAAGCAGGAATAGACCACTTCTATCTAGATTAAAAACATCTCATTCTGCAGAGTTTGCATTGAAAGATAGAACTAATATGAAACATCAAAGACATAGCAGTGAGAATAGCCCACTGCATATGAAAGTATTGTCATCCATGAAAAGCGAGGATGACAAGATTCTTCATAGACCCACGACCAACTCAAACAATAGAAGCTCTGTCTTGTCTGTACCAGTCTTCATGCGGAAGCTGCGGCCTACAGGACATGTCCCAGGAGGAGAGGTATCTGTTCATGTTGATCTGATGAACCATCAGAATGACCTGGAAACAGATGCCACTGATGATTCTTTCATACCGAGACTCAATTCTGACTCAAGTCTCAGCAGCGCCACATCTTCTGATGTAGTTTGGTCTGATATCGATCATCCAGATGGCCCAGACGCTGGCCCTATGTACAAACGCAGGGCAGGAATACTCAATCGAACCCGCAGAACTGGAGAGGGTAATCGCAAGTCACGTAACCGTCACATCAAATTTGCCCTGGACGAAGACAACTGTCCGTCGAGCCCTACCTCCGACACGTCTTCTCATCGAAGGGATCTCTCTCCGATCTATGAGTCTGAGTCTCATCGTCAACAGCGTGAACAGAATGCAGCTGAACTCCATAGTCCTGTTGACACCACCTCTCCTTGCAACTATAAACCTCCAATTCTTGGTCATCGTGAGTATAGGGTTAACTTCTAcagcagtgatgatgatgattatgagcCAGAGTCACCTCCACCTGAAGACAGTCCACCTATTTCAGGATCTAATTTATCACATGCTCAGGTAAATATTGACATGCTTCTCATTTTTGtgtaaatattttaaagtttttaaactCTTCATTATTTTCTCCACTTTTTTTCCTCTGTTCACCTTTTCATAATTATTCTCttctatctttctctttccattTATCATGCGTCAAACCGAACACAATGgtgttttaactttttaaattaCTTgtgtctctctctttttatgTCTGTATACTGCACACTGTAATCTATCTGTTGAGGATGTCATTTGattactattttattttgtttttattttgatcaaatgcaaatttttcACTTAATAGATTAAAAAACTCTTGTTTGCtgtgtacgtacatgtatacgCATGATATTGACTTCAcatttgaaaatgtcaaaatgttcAAGGACAATCTTTTTCtatcttgtttataaaatgTTCTGTATCACTTATCATGATAATATGTGATATgcttcagtttaaaaaaaataaaggaaggaaaagatCCCAGATACCTTGGTATTCAATTCTTGATCTTTATTTATTGCAATAGGATCGTACAGTTGATGAAATTCTGCAAGATCCCACCATTGATGGTCAGGAAGAGAATGATAAGTTTTGGTAAGAAGCAAATaatattttcccatttttacTCAGATCTAAGTTCTGTAATGAGATttaatacaggaaatctgcatttaagccatgggttcaaccgatggttttaaaaaccacttttgtgaatttgggccaatatGTCTTCATAAAGAATGCACTTTTGTAACTCCTtcaatattacagtacaagttcTCAACTTGTATgagatttttcttctttttttttaatcttttgctttttttttgagAAGTTATTGAATATGTGTATTACACATTCATACAATGTACATAGCGAGCTACTGTGCAATATTAGATGTCAGTACATCATGTCTAAAgataaattatatttctttcttattttaattcaGATAAAATGTATTACATGTAGACCAAAGTATTAAAAACAATATCACATCTGTATTTCACACCTACAttatcacagaaaaaaaatacaattacatgCCAGGAAAATGTATACAAGATGCATGTTCTTTAATGTTTGGCATAcctgcttgttttttttttttaagttggaaaagaaaaatttagtcaacattttttaaatataagaTTATAGAATGAATTGTGCCTTAATATTTCCCCACTGTCAACTAGCATGGTATTTTTTTTGTGAGATGCTGTCTCTTACACTGTACATAAACTAATTAtactgttacatgtatataagcaTGTACACAAAACCCAATATTCCTTAGAGACCTATTCAATCTATGAGAGCTATACACAATTTTTTATTGGTGCGGTCAGGGAGGTTTAGATTGCTTAAGATAGCCCTTACACTGTTCATTGATTCTGCTATTGTTAAGAGCTTAACTCTGAAGCAGCAATTAAAGATTTAAGTCCTCCCCTACATTCCTAGAAGTGAAAAGTACATACCGTTACCTTGTAGCTCCCTTGTATTGATTTTGTTATCTCCTTGTAAAGCTTTGAATGTAAGGACATCTACATCAAGGGTTATTTCCTGATCTGTAGGAgcaatttatttctaatttcacAAATTCATTGGGAATATCTTACAGTGTATGTGGTATTTCAATAATCAGGTCCCATACATTGTATTAGTGGTCAATTTAGAATAACCACTATTAAccttactacatgtatttgtgtttGTGTCTGACTCTTCTTTTGTCCATATGCttaatctttttattcaaatctgtCAGTATAATGCATGTTGATGGAACATTGTCGCAAATAGAACAAATGACAGCCATGTAATATATAGCAATAGTTGATTTGATTTCGatttatttttacttctgcATTCATAATATTGGTATgcaatacaattttcattacgtaacaaacataatatatcggtaattgattttggtatgaatcataaagaaaaaaatacaaaataaaaaagtcattCTAAACAAATATAGTCTATTACCAACAAAGAAACTTTAACATTTACagtttgcaggagaaggattgtcatttgcttgaaaaaatgacaacccccgTTGTGCTGAACAGTGCgttattttttaaaactctTTCACAATcacatgtacaagtacatgtgggtgcattcctttatttttcatagATCATATGCATCATGTATACTGAGCTTTCGCTGATAAAAAAAGCGTAAAAACAAAATCCCAATAATTCACCGTACTTCAGTCATCCAAAGAGTGCTTTTGGATGCGCTATCCCAAACGAAATCAATATTACGCTATATTGGCCTGGAGCCTTGATACAAACAATAAAGTGGAATTTGCTCTATTTGTCTTGAAGACAGTTGTTCATAGTAAAGCTCACTGCATATAATTCCTATTCTAATTATTGCATATATTCTTGTTTTTCTGAGAGTGTTCGCAAGTTGCTCCAAGCAATAATCAATCCATTTGTCTAAATCCTATCTGATATTGATTATTAAAACTAACTGGCATCTTGTATAAAATACCGAAACATTCCATGTAAGGGCACATCAATTCACTGATTGTAATATGAGTAAGACTACTATTGATATGCAGAAACAGATGGGGGTGGGGTAGGATATCACAGGGGATATGTgccctctttaaaaaaaaatgtatgaatgacACCTCATGACATGCTTATGTGTTGGCCCCATCTTAGAAGTGAAGAtgggaatacatgtacatgtatgttccccTTTTTGGTACCACCCCCTTGTGTACCCCTCCCTATTCTAAAATCTTGGATCTGCCCTTGTGGTTTAggcaatttttcaaaaaaatgttatttcaagCAATAATCAGTCTCTTTGCTTAAATCCTATCTGATCTTGATTATTGAAATTAACTGGCATCTTTTATATAAAACTGAAACATTCCATGTGAGGCCACATCAATTCACCGATTGCAATATATGAGTAAAAGACCGAGGAGgtaagactacatgtatatgtaggaACAGATTGGGGTGGGGTAGGATGGCACAGGGGATATATGccctcttttaaaaaaaaaatcaatgtctgGATGACACCCCATGACATTCTAATATTTTGGCCCATCTAGAATTGAAGATGGAAATATGTTCCCCTTTTTTAGTAACCCCTTGTACCAGTACTCCCTTCCCTATTCTGAAATCATGGATCTGCCATTGTATTTAGgcaatttttttggaaaaaaatttaTAAGGATCTCATAAACTTTGGAAATGTCAGTTTGTTTTAGTCAGGTTTATGTATGTATGGCTGAATAAGTAAGGACTTTGATCTGCTGTGTGGGAAGCttataattataaagaaaatgcCTGTGTTCAAAACCAATTTGTTTGCTTATAAATGACAGGAAT
It includes:
- the LOC121411059 gene encoding uncharacterized protein LOC121411059 isoform X2; translated protein: MENGDVIDIDDLLGVSSPDTSLPLEEYNLDDFLDTVLHEGDNGKSGKQYSVKPGLHATKSKRNRSGQSGTGERKLPQYQQDDATEVFLESLLSTIKPSGEENDVTLDINSDELRRFIAEYQVHDVNQQHEGARPTEDGASISSSASESLDSSLSGEGFSGSKIKQNKKMMRGMRLLVANLLRSKTTAMASPSLGSEDERQKDVRRQKFKDKSKRREEKCLMNQSLDEQSSQSDASLNHTPPSVLKIPSEIDSTTAAFKVAGVKPAKCPDRYEAYSGINEEAEKVFRVAVEEDKSTLEQYLRSNPSLRDSRDCHGNVLLHVMCRHGKLESLQWLASGLCGHHISLENNNCFTPTAIAVKYGRLDCVEWLINETKAKDEIHSQDNRWSLLHIASRYGQEPCLRWLLQFMQNTGIHLDSLDRHGNSPSHLAARHGHLMSLQTLVEFNCDITMVNGKKQTPCSLATKYNHNTCAQFLVVTETCVSLSDQVTQLRRDLREYHNEKVQLKARLDDAILCSEALVRMHPRDTTQRIEQIQQQYVDLTNLLVRRIDDMHQKTDKEGAHSRSSLTGSCHDLSDDIASCKQRANELQDSCAQLLAEEHARQGSSQEGELSRIQETLHKLQQPDELQSSIGQRSQLEDYNSEPLKDMRKRLNEVSLLRAASPSVMNVPLSDKQDSVSLSSSYTSLSSSSSSLSLMTNGLNATSKPPLQKQVSWEDQQLHRGVLNNRNGGTCHSETESSTSSIRSVEQEDLASKVKRHLNDLISGKSSSQMNSKKSQSSQNNQYYAKEERDFPTPTNPSPTDGVLTAVSVGSCVRSSTNCGAQHLRMKQNQINQSLDALMKSALPDVINSGDAKRGQVSPSSESKLSISSEDLSHSWHGGSDNQSRNRPLLSRLKTSHSAEFALKDRTNMKHQRHSSENSPLHMKVLSSMKSEDDKILHRPTTNSNNRSSVLSVPVFMRKLRPTGHVPGGEVSVHVDLMNHQNDLETDATDDSFIPRLNSDSSLSSATSSDVVWSDIDHPDGPDAGPMYKRRAGILNRTRRTGEGNRKSRNRHIKFALDEDNCPSSPTSDTSSHRRDLSPIYESESHRQQREQNAAELHSPVDTTSPCNYKPPILGHREYRVNFYSSDDDDYEPESPPPEDSPPISGSNLSHAQDRTVDEILQDPTIDGQEENDKFWYESSEEDEGSGERQSLSASIGGTAERHICYL
- the LOC121411059 gene encoding uncharacterized protein LOC121411059 isoform X1, whose protein sequence is MENGDVIDIDDLLGVSSPDQTSLPLEEYNLDDFLDTVLHEGDNGKSGKQYSVKPGLHATKSKRNRSGQSGTGERKLPQYQQDDATEVFLESLLSTIKPSGEENDVTLDINSDELRRFIAEYQVHDVNQQHEGARPTEDGASISSSASESLDSSLSGEGFSGSKIKQNKKMMRGMRLLVANLLRSKTTAMASPSLGSEDERQKDVRRQKFKDKSKRREEKCLMNQSLDEQSSQSDASLNHTPPSVLKIPSEIDSTTAAFKVAGVKPAKCPDRYEAYSGINEEAEKVFRVAVEEDKSTLEQYLRSNPSLRDSRDCHGNVLLHVMCRHGKLESLQWLASGLCGHHISLENNNCFTPTAIAVKYGRLDCVEWLINETKAKDEIHSQDNRWSLLHIASRYGQEPCLRWLLQFMQNTGIHLDSLDRHGNSPSHLAARHGHLMSLQTLVEFNCDITMVNGKKQTPCSLATKYNHNTCAQFLVVTETCVSLSDQVTQLRRDLREYHNEKVQLKARLDDAILCSEALVRMHPRDTTQRIEQIQQQYVDLTNLLVRRIDDMHQKTDKEGAHSRSSLTGSCHDLSDDIASCKQRANELQDSCAQLLAEEHARQGSSQEGELSRIQETLHKLQQPDELQSSIGQRSQLEDYNSEPLKDMRKRLNEVSLLRAASPSVMNVPLSDKQDSVSLSSSYTSLSSSSSSLSLMTNGLNATSKPPLQKQVSWEDQQLHRGVLNNRNGGTCHSETESSTSSIRSVEQEDLASKVKRHLNDLISGKSSSQMNSKKSQSSQNNQYYAKEERDFPTPTNPSPTDGVLTAVSVGSCVRSSTNCGAQHLRMKQNQINQSLDALMKSALPDVINSGDAKRGQVSPSSESKLSISSEDLSHSWHGGSDNQSRNRPLLSRLKTSHSAEFALKDRTNMKHQRHSSENSPLHMKVLSSMKSEDDKILHRPTTNSNNRSSVLSVPVFMRKLRPTGHVPGGEVSVHVDLMNHQNDLETDATDDSFIPRLNSDSSLSSATSSDVVWSDIDHPDGPDAGPMYKRRAGILNRTRRTGEGNRKSRNRHIKFALDEDNCPSSPTSDTSSHRRDLSPIYESESHRQQREQNAAELHSPVDTTSPCNYKPPILGHREYRVNFYSSDDDDYEPESPPPEDSPPISGSNLSHAQDRTVDEILQDPTIDGQEENDKFWYESSEEDEGSGERQSLSASIGGTAERHICYL